The Syntrophorhabdus sp. genomic sequence CAGAGCAAGGACAACCTCTACCTGGAGACGCTCCGGTATTGGAAGGATGTGGCCTTCGCGAAATACCCCGGGGAACTGGGGACATCCGAGGCCGATGAACCCGAGAAGCGGCTCGAAGGTTTCATCCGCGCCTTCGTCTTCCGCATCCTCGACGGGGGAGTCGAATCGCGGTTCGGAAGGCTCATGGCACGGGAATTCTCCGAACCCACCGCCGCCCTCGATGTCATCGTGGAAGAGACGGCACGGCCCATTTTCCATCTCATCACGGCACTTGTCGGCCCCATCACCGGACGCGACCCGGCGAGCGACACGGTGCTCTACTGCTCAGCCAGCATCGTCGGCCAGTGCCTGTATTTCCTCTATGCCCGGCCCGTCCTCAGGAGGCTCATCGGGCCGGACCGGGTGGACTCCATGGATATGGCCGACATAGCCGCCCATATCTGCCGCTTTTCGCTCGCGGCGCTTGTCAGCATAGGACACAACCGGGAAGGAGCATCGTCATGACATGGATCACACGCCTCTTCATCGTTAAGGTCCTCGCGGCCATTCTCTTTGTCCCGGGAGCCGTCGCGGGTGAGGAGCCTTTCACCCTTTCCTCGCTCCTTGCCTATGCCGTGAAGCACAACCCCGCCCTCAGGATGACACAGCGGAACGTGGAGATAGAGGGCGAGGGCATACGGGCCGCACAGGCGGACAGGATGCCCCGGATCGACCTCACGGGAGGATACACGCGCTACCGCTACCCTGCCCCGCTCACACCGATTGTGATAACCGGTCTGCCCATGCTGGCGAGCGATCTGCCCGATTTCGAGAGAGACATCTATGACGGTTTTGCCACCTTCTCCGTGCCCCTTTTCAAGGGCGGGCGCCTCGTGAGAGGCGTCGCGATCGCCGAGCTCAAAAGGTCCATGGCCCGGGACTTCCATACCCGCAACCTTCACGAGCTCATATACAATGTCACCGCGGTCTACTGCAAGCTCGCCCAGCTCCATGAACTGCTCGGCGCCTGCGACGCCCAGGTGAAGGGCCTCGAGTCTCACCGCAGGGACGTGGAATCGGCTCTCAAGGCGGGGACGGCGCCGAAGCTCGACCTTCTCAAGGCCGACACGGAACTGGGGGCCGCCATGGAGAGAAGGATACAGACGAGGAACTCGATCGCCAACACCAGGGAGCTCCTGAAGACCCTTATAGGCATGGACGACCCCGGCGACCCCGTCATCATCTTCGACGACAGCCGGTCCGTCAATTTCGCTGTCGCGAAGGCCGACCTCACGGCCGCCCTCGCCGCGCGGCCGGACTACAAGGCGGCGCAGACCAAGGTGAAGATGCTGGAAGAGCGTGTAGCCTCCGCACAGGGCAAAAGGCTGCCCGATATCTACGGGGCCGGGGACTATGGTGGAAAGGCGGGTGACAGGATGTCCTTCAAGGAGAACTGGAGCGTCGGCGTGCGTCTCTTTCTGCCGATCTTCGATTTCGGGCGCATCGGGGCGGAGGTCGACCGGGAGCGCCTGGAGCTCATGAAGGCAAAAGAGGAGCAAAGGGCCCTGCGCCTCGCGATAACCCGGGAGCTCAAGGAAGCCGAAACCTCGATCGCCGACGCCGACGAGCGCATCGCGGTTTCGAAAAAGGCCGTCCTTTCGGGAAAGGAACAGGCTCGCATCGAGGATCTGCGCTACAGGTCGGGTGACAACACGAGCACTGACGTCATCAATGCCGAGGCCGCCCTCATCCGCTCCCGGGCCGACCACTGCCAGGCCATCTTCGACCGCCGCGTTGCCGTTGTGTCCCTCCAGAAGGCAATGGGAACAATGGACCTGCCCGCACCGGTGGCAGGCGAAGGTCCCGGGGTACCCGGCACACCTGGCGGAAGACCCATGACGGAGGAAGTGAAATGATCCCCAAGAAGAGAGTCATTCCCCTGGCGGTCATTGTCGCCGCGGTCATCGTCGCCGCGGTGGCGATCACGAACCATGTCCGCAACCGCAATGACGGCACGATGAAACTTTCCGGCAACGTGGAGGTGACGGAATGCAACGTGGGCTTCAAAGTCGCCGGCAAGATAGCGACGCTCACGGTCGATGAAGGTTCCCGCGTGAAGGAAGGCGATCTTATCGCCGAGCTCTCGAGCGGCGACGCGAGGACCCTCGTCGACCAGAACAAAGCCGCGCTGGAGGAGGCAAGGGTGAAGCTTGCGGAGTTGAAGGCAGGCTCACGTCGCCAGGAGATCGTAAAGGCCCGGGCGGACTCGGCCTCCCTCGAGGCGGAGCTCGTGAGGGCTCGCAAGGATTTCGAGCGCGCCCAAACCCTCTATGAGAACGGGGCCATATCGGCATCGCGCTTCGATTCGGCAAAGAGCGCCTACGAGTCGCGCCTCGGACAGTTAAGGAGCGCCAAACAGCAGCAGAGCCTCATCGAGGAAGGCCCGCGCAGGGAGGACATCAGGGCCGCCGAGCTTCGGGTGAAGCAGCTTGAGGCCCTCGTTGCGAACACGGAAGAGAAACTGGCCGATACCCGGCTCTACGCGCCCATATCGGGGGTCGTCTTCAGAAAGAACGTCGAGCTCGGGGAGATCGTCCAGCCCGGCGCGGCCGTGTTCACAATCGGCGACCTCGACCGCCCCTGGGTCAAGGTGTACGTGAAGGAGGATAAGCTCGCCCTCGTCAAGCTTGGCCAGAAAGCGAGGATCACCGTCGACACATACAAGGACCGGGCCTACGACGGCACGGTCACGTTCATCTCCTCCGACGCCGAATTCACTCCGAAGAACGTTCAGACACAGGAAGAGCGGGTCAAGCTCGTCTTCGGGGTAAAGGTCACCGTCACGAACAAGGACCAGGAGCTGAAAGCCGGCATGCCCGCCGACGTGAGGATCTCCCTCAGATGACGACGGAAGATGCCCTGGCGATACGCACGGAATCCCTCAGCAAGAGCTTCGGGGACGTAAAGGCCCTCGACGGGATCACCCTCGAGGTCCACAAGGGTGAGCTCTTCGGCCTCGTCGGCCCCGACGGCGCCGGGAAATCGACTCTCATGAGACTGCTCGCGGCGGTCATGGAACCTTCATCCGGCGAAGCCTGGGTGGCATCGTATCCCGTAAACAAGGCTTCCGAGAGGATCAAGGAACGGATAGCCTACATGCCTCAGCGCTTCGGACTCTACGAAGACCTCACGGTCATGGAGAACATGACCTTTTACGCCGACATCTTCGACGTGCCGAAGGCCGGGCGCCCGGCCCGCATGGACAGGCTCCTCGGCTTCTCCGGTCTTACCCCTTTCACCGGCAGGCTGGCGGGGCAGCTCTCGGGCGGCATGAAGCAGAAGCTCGGCCTCGCCTGCGCCCTCATCCACACGCCGGAGATACTCTTCCTCGACGAGCCGACGAACGGCGTCGACCCCGTCTCGCGCCGCGACTTCTGGAAGATCCTCTACGAGCTCCTCAAGGAGGGAACGACGGTCTTCGTCTCCACCTCCTATCTCGATGAGGCCGAGCGGTGCACCGAGGTGGGTCTCATCTACGAGGGCAGGCTCCTCGAAAAGGACACGCCGGCGGCGATCAAGGAACGGCACGCCATGCCCATGGTCGAGATCTGGTGCGACAATGCCCATGAGACCATGGGAGTCATCAAGGACGATGAAAGGGTGACGGGCGTCGGTCTGTACGGTGACAGGCTCCACATCGGATTGAAGGACAGGAGCGACATGGAGGCCGTTATAGGGACGCTGTCGGACAGGGGTTGCGCCACCGGTGGACACCGCGAGATAGCGCCCTCCATCGAGGACATCTTCTTCACCATGATAGGTGCCCGCGGCAGCGGAATGAACGACAGGTGACAGCATGACGGCACCACAGGGACAGGACATCGCCGTTTCCGTGAGCGGGCTCACGAGGACCTTCGGCACTTTCCGGGCCGTCGACGGTATCGACCTTGCCGTCGCCAGGGGTGAGGTCTTCGGGTTCCTGGGGCCCAACGGCGCAGGCAAGTCCACGACCATCCGCATGCTCTGCGGGCTCCTCCTTCCCTCCGCGGGGTCGGGCACCGTGGGCGGTTTCGACATCATGAAGCGATCAGAGGAGATAAAGAAGAATATCGGCTACATGTCCCAGCGCTTCTCCCTCTACGACGACCTCACCGTCGAGGAGAACATCGATTTCTTCAGCGGCATCTATGGCGTAGCCGACGAGAAGAAAGCGGAGCGCAAGGAATGGGTCCTCGAGATGGCGGGCATCGCCGACAAGCGCGCGGCCATCACGCGCACCATGGCAAGCGGCTTCAAGCAGCGTCTCGCCCTGGGATGCGCCGTCATCCACGAACCGCCCATCATATTCCTCGACGAGCCCACCTCCGGTGTCGACCCCATCTCCCGGCGCCGCTTCTGGGACCTCATCTACGAGATGTCTTCGCGGGGGACAACGGTCTTCGTGACCACCCACTACCTCGACGAAGCCGAGTATTGCGACCGCCTCGCCCTCATCTACAGGGGGAGGATCATCGCCGAGGGCCGTCCGGACGTGATGAAAAAGGAGCACATGGAGAAGGACGTCCTTGAGGTGTCCGTGACGGCCGTCGTGGAGGCCCTCGATGTCCTCGGTGAAAGAGGCTTCGACGCGGCCCTCTTCGGCAACGTCATACATGCCACCGTCGACGACGCCGCGACGGCGATACCGGTCGTCCGCTCAAGCCTCGAGAGCGCCGGCATTGCCGTCCTCGATGTCACGGTGGTGCCCCCTTCCCTCGAGGACGTCTTCGTGTCCCTCATCGAGGCGTTCTCATGATGAACGCGAACCGTGTGAGGGCAATAGCCAGGAAAGAGACGATCCAGATCCGGCGGGACCCTTTGAGCCTCGCGCTGGCCTTCTTCATGCCCGTCATGCTGCTCTTCATTTTCGGGTACGCCATCACCGTGGACGTCGACCGTCTGACGACGGTGGTCTGCGACAGGGACGGCTCGAGCCTTTCGAGGGAGATCGTCCGCGGCATCGAGGTCTCGGGTTACTTCACCGTCGTCGCCCATGTGAAGGACCCGGCGCTCATAGACAGGGCCCTCGACGAGGGCAGCGCCCGGGTGGCCCTTTCCATACCGGAAGACTTTTCGAGATACGCGCGGACAGGGGGTGATCCCCAATTCCAGGTCATCGTCGATGGGAGCGACTCCAACACGGCCACCATCGCCCTCGGGTACCTGAACGGCGCCCTCGAGCTCGCCGCCCGGCGGGCCGGGCTTGCCTCACTCGAACCCGTCATCGATGTCCGTCCCCGCGTCTGGTACAACCCGGAGCTGAAGTCCCGCAATTTCATCGTCCCGGGGCTCATCGCCGTCATCATGGCCATCATCGCCGCCCTCCTCACGTCCCTCACCATCGCCAGGGAATGGGAGCGCGGGACGATGGAACAGCTCATCTCCACACCCGTGAAACCGGCGGAACTCGTCGTCGGGAAGCTGGCCCCCTACTTCGCCATCGGCATCATCGACACCGTCATGTCCATCGTGATCGTCGTGGCGCTCTTCGGGGTGCCCCTCAAGGGGAGTGTCCTTCTCCTCCTGTTCATCTCGTCCCTCTTCCTCTTCGGGGGGCTCAGCCTGGGTATCCTCCTGTCGATCGTGACGAGATCGCAGCTGGCGGCAAGCCAGGTCGCCGTCATCACGTCCTATCTGCCGGCGCTCCTGCTGTCGGGTTTCATGTTCTCCATTGTGAACATGCCCGTGCCCCTGCAGGCCATCACCTATCTCATACCCGCCCGGTACTTCGTCTCCGCCATCAAGGGGATATTCCTCAAGGCAAACACCGCCGGGATGCTTCTCGCCGAGATGGGGCTCCTTGCGCTTTTCGGCGCTATCGTCTTCACCCTGGCGCTGAAAAGGTTCAAGAAAAAGGTGGCCTGACATGAGAGACACGCTCCGGCGCATCAAGCACATGGTCGTCAAGGAATTCATCCAGATATTCCGTGACAGGAAGATGAAACCCATCATCTTCCTGACCCCCGTCCTGCAGCTCATCGTCTTCGGGTATGCCGTGACCATGGATGTCACCAATATCCCCATGGCCGTCCATGACCTCGACAAGACGTCGGTCACCCGTGAGATCGCCCGCCGCTTCGAGGCGTCGGGATACTTCAGGATCGTCCGCTTCGCCGCGTCCGACGAAGAGGTCAGGGACCTCCTCGACCGGGGCAAGGCGACGGTGGTCCTCAATTTCGACCGGGGTTTCACGTCGGACCTCGAGGCACGCCGCGCGGCCTCCGTCCAGATACTCATCGACGGCTCGGACTCGAACACCGCCCTTGTCGCGGCGGGATATGCCGACGCCATCGTCTCCCGGTACGGCCGGGACGTCGCCATGCGGATGGTCACAGGGACGCCCGGCTCCCTTGACGTGCGCCCCCGTGCCTGGTACAACGCGGACTTGAGGAGCAGGAACTACAACGTGCCCGGGGTCATCGCCATCATGGTCCTCCTCGTGTGCCTCCTGCTCACATCCATGGCCATCGTCCGGGAACGGGAGATCGGCACCATGGAACAGCTCATGGTCACGCCCATCCGCCCCTCCGAGCTCATTCTCGGAAAAACCATCCCCTTCGCCGTCATCGGGTTCTTCGACATGTTCCTTGTCACCGTCGTCGGCGTCGCCTGGTTCGACGTGCCCATACGGGGCTCCATTCCCCTTCTCGTTCTTGCGACCGCCGTGTACCTCCTCTCCGTCCTCGGATTCGGCCTCTTCATCTCCACCATTTCCCGGACCCAGCAGCAGGCAATGATGGCGACCTTCCTTTTCTTCGCCCCGGCGATCCTCCTGTCGGGCCTCATGTTCCCCATAGAGAACATGCCGCTCGCCGTCCAGCTCATCACCTACCTCAATCCCCTGCGGTACTTCCTCGTCATCATCCGGGACATATTCCTCAAGGGCAGCGGCATGGCCGTCCTGTGGCCCCAGTTCGCGGCCCTCTTCATCCTGGGCGCATCCGTCGTCGCCACAAGCTCGCTGAGGTTCAGGAAGCGGTTGGGGTAGAGAACGGCTTGAGCCGCTTGAACCGTTTGAGGGTCGTGGACGGTTTCAGGGTAATGAGAAGAGGGTGACGCCCGGACCCTTCTTTATTTCGTTTCGAGGTATTGAGCGGGT encodes the following:
- a CDS encoding CerR family C-terminal domain-containing protein, with protein sequence MIDRPNTRQRILEAAGEIFADSGFRQTTVRQISARAGVNIAAINYHFQSKDNLYLETLRYWKDVAFAKYPGELGTSEADEPEKRLEGFIRAFVFRILDGGVESRFGRLMAREFSEPTAALDVIVEETARPIFHLITALVGPITGRDPASDTVLYCSASIVGQCLYFLYARPVLRRLIGPDRVDSMDMADIAAHICRFSLAALVSIGHNREGASS
- a CDS encoding TolC family protein, encoding MTWITRLFIVKVLAAILFVPGAVAGEEPFTLSSLLAYAVKHNPALRMTQRNVEIEGEGIRAAQADRMPRIDLTGGYTRYRYPAPLTPIVITGLPMLASDLPDFERDIYDGFATFSVPLFKGGRLVRGVAIAELKRSMARDFHTRNLHELIYNVTAVYCKLAQLHELLGACDAQVKGLESHRRDVESALKAGTAPKLDLLKADTELGAAMERRIQTRNSIANTRELLKTLIGMDDPGDPVIIFDDSRSVNFAVAKADLTAALAARPDYKAAQTKVKMLEERVASAQGKRLPDIYGAGDYGGKAGDRMSFKENWSVGVRLFLPIFDFGRIGAEVDRERLELMKAKEEQRALRLAITRELKEAETSIADADERIAVSKKAVLSGKEQARIEDLRYRSGDNTSTDVINAEAALIRSRADHCQAIFDRRVAVVSLQKAMGTMDLPAPVAGEGPGVPGTPGGRPMTEEVK
- a CDS encoding HlyD family efflux transporter periplasmic adaptor subunit, producing the protein MIPKKRVIPLAVIVAAVIVAAVAITNHVRNRNDGTMKLSGNVEVTECNVGFKVAGKIATLTVDEGSRVKEGDLIAELSSGDARTLVDQNKAALEEARVKLAELKAGSRRQEIVKARADSASLEAELVRARKDFERAQTLYENGAISASRFDSAKSAYESRLGQLRSAKQQQSLIEEGPRREDIRAAELRVKQLEALVANTEEKLADTRLYAPISGVVFRKNVELGEIVQPGAAVFTIGDLDRPWVKVYVKEDKLALVKLGQKARITVDTYKDRAYDGTVTFISSDAEFTPKNVQTQEERVKLVFGVKVTVTNKDQELKAGMPADVRISLR
- a CDS encoding ABC transporter ATP-binding protein, whose product is MTTEDALAIRTESLSKSFGDVKALDGITLEVHKGELFGLVGPDGAGKSTLMRLLAAVMEPSSGEAWVASYPVNKASERIKERIAYMPQRFGLYEDLTVMENMTFYADIFDVPKAGRPARMDRLLGFSGLTPFTGRLAGQLSGGMKQKLGLACALIHTPEILFLDEPTNGVDPVSRRDFWKILYELLKEGTTVFVSTSYLDEAERCTEVGLIYEGRLLEKDTPAAIKERHAMPMVEIWCDNAHETMGVIKDDERVTGVGLYGDRLHIGLKDRSDMEAVIGTLSDRGCATGGHREIAPSIEDIFFTMIGARGSGMNDR
- a CDS encoding ABC transporter ATP-binding protein, coding for MTAPQGQDIAVSVSGLTRTFGTFRAVDGIDLAVARGEVFGFLGPNGAGKSTTIRMLCGLLLPSAGSGTVGGFDIMKRSEEIKKNIGYMSQRFSLYDDLTVEENIDFFSGIYGVADEKKAERKEWVLEMAGIADKRAAITRTMASGFKQRLALGCAVIHEPPIIFLDEPTSGVDPISRRRFWDLIYEMSSRGTTVFVTTHYLDEAEYCDRLALIYRGRIIAEGRPDVMKKEHMEKDVLEVSVTAVVEALDVLGERGFDAALFGNVIHATVDDAATAIPVVRSSLESAGIAVLDVTVVPPSLEDVFVSLIEAFS
- a CDS encoding ABC transporter permease; translated protein: MNANRVRAIARKETIQIRRDPLSLALAFFMPVMLLFIFGYAITVDVDRLTTVVCDRDGSSLSREIVRGIEVSGYFTVVAHVKDPALIDRALDEGSARVALSIPEDFSRYARTGGDPQFQVIVDGSDSNTATIALGYLNGALELAARRAGLASLEPVIDVRPRVWYNPELKSRNFIVPGLIAVIMAIIAALLTSLTIAREWERGTMEQLISTPVKPAELVVGKLAPYFAIGIIDTVMSIVIVVALFGVPLKGSVLLLLFISSLFLFGGLSLGILLSIVTRSQLAASQVAVITSYLPALLLSGFMFSIVNMPVPLQAITYLIPARYFVSAIKGIFLKANTAGMLLAEMGLLALFGAIVFTLALKRFKKKVA
- a CDS encoding ABC transporter permease, whose translation is MRDTLRRIKHMVVKEFIQIFRDRKMKPIIFLTPVLQLIVFGYAVTMDVTNIPMAVHDLDKTSVTREIARRFEASGYFRIVRFAASDEEVRDLLDRGKATVVLNFDRGFTSDLEARRAASVQILIDGSDSNTALVAAGYADAIVSRYGRDVAMRMVTGTPGSLDVRPRAWYNADLRSRNYNVPGVIAIMVLLVCLLLTSMAIVREREIGTMEQLMVTPIRPSELILGKTIPFAVIGFFDMFLVTVVGVAWFDVPIRGSIPLLVLATAVYLLSVLGFGLFISTISRTQQQAMMATFLFFAPAILLSGLMFPIENMPLAVQLITYLNPLRYFLVIIRDIFLKGSGMAVLWPQFAALFILGASVVATSSLRFRKRLG